Proteins encoded together in one Ogataea parapolymorpha DL-1 chromosome III, whole genome shotgun sequence window:
- a CDS encoding DNA-directed RNA polymerase II subunit RPB3, with translation MSEEPQVTIRKAGRDEVDFILGDVDLSLANSLRRTMLAEVPTLAIDLVEILVNTSVLADEFLSHRLGLVPLESEDIDQLKYTRDCTCEDHCEKCSVTLELRAHCDSDETMNVYSSHLTIVSPNTGLNLGTPVVRDPERKGVLLCKLKKHQQLHVRCVAKKGIAKEHAKWSPCAAIGFEYDPWNKLKHTDYWFEESVEEEWPKSANCEWEEPPVPGERFDYNAKPNRFYVNLETTGPLKPNEVFSKGCIELQKKIANIVFELDKLDQQQLQAQANGATAYAGQTVYGGANGTTYGDVVGGGQTSYDFGTGRW, from the coding sequence ATGTCTGAAGAGCCACAGGTGACTATTCGGAAGGCAGGCCGAGACGAGGTCGACTTCATTTTGGGCGATGTTGATCTctctttggcaaactccTTGCGGAGAACGATGCTGGCGGAGGTGCCGACGTTGGCGATCGATTTGGTGGAAATTCTGGTGAACACCAGTGTTCTCGCAGATGAGTTTCTTTCACACAGACTGGGTCTCGTGCCTTTGGAGAGCGAGGATATTGATCAACTGAAGTACACAAGAGATTGTACGTGCGAAGATCACTGCGAAAAGTGCTCTGTCACGCTGGAGTTGAGAGCCCATTGTGACTCCGACGAAACCATGAATGTGTACTCTAGTCATCTGACGATCGTGAGTCCGAACACTGGTTTGAACCTGGGTACTCCAGTAGTGAGGGATCCTGAAAGAAAAGGGGTTTTGCTGTGCAAACTCAAGAAACATCAACAGCTGCATGTCAGATGCGTGGCCAAGAAAGGAATTGCTAAGGAGCATGCCAAATGGTCTCCATGCGCTGCCATAGGATTTGAGTATGACCCTTGGAATAAACTCAAACATACAGACTACTGGTTTGAAGAAAGTGTTGAGGAGGAGTGGCCAAAGAGCGCCAACTGCGAGTGGGAGGAGCCTCCTGTTCCCGGCGAAAGGTTCGATTACAACGCAAAACCTAATCGTTTCTATGTAAACTTGGAAACGACAGGACCACTAAAGCCGAATGAAGTGTTTTCCAAAGGTTGTATTGAGCTGCAAAAGAAAATAGCCAACATTGTGTTCGAACTTGACAAGTTAGACCAGCAACAGCTCCAGGCACAAGCCAATGGAGCCACAGCATATGCAGGACAGACAGTTTACGGTGGGGCCAATGGTACGACATATGGCGATGTTGTTGGCGGCGGACAAACTAGCTACGATTTTGGAACCGGAAGATGGTAA
- a CDS encoding Protein SCD6, with amino-acid sequence MSQYIGKTISLISQADIRYVGILESIDGTKGTIALKNVRVFGTEGRILDPNRIVYPSTQIYEHIMLSGPDVKTLNILEVPIEQVVPEPIPVFNPANFFPQGQMPFPSPGPQPGQPAPVQSPVPQIPQPVSQVVAPQAQPSSPLVAQPPVQRQQAQPVQQAAEEHRAPTEKQTEPKPIQSIDAKTPVKESTPSSNSEAQKGGSKQSQSTKKPQAPIGDDFDFESNNAKFEKEAELENAESTFYNKKSSFFDNISSSTEQSASDRMRWQEEKKLNLDTFGQSSLRHNRDRGGYRGRGRGRGRGRGGRGGFRTPEWA; translated from the coding sequence ATGTCGCAATACATTGGAAAGACTATTTCCCTAATCTCTCAAGCGGACATAAGATACGTTGGAATTCTTGAGAGCATTGATGGCACAAAGGGTACCATTGCCTTGAAAAATGTGAGGGTTTTTGGAACCGAAGGTAGAATTCTTGACCCAAATAGAATTGTCTATCCCTCGACGCAAATTTACGAGCACATCATGTTGAGCGGACCTGATGTCAAAACACTCAATATTTTGGAGGTTCCGATTGAACAGGTTGTTCCGGAACCCATTCCCGTGTTTAATCCTGCCAACTTTTTCCCTCAGGGCCAAATGCCCTTCCCAAGTCCTGGTCCTCAGCCAGGACAGCCGGCCCCAGTCCAGTCGCCTGTCCCGCAAATTCCACAGCCAGTCTCGCAAGTTGTTGCACCGCAGGCTCAACCATCGTCGCCGCTTGTGGCTCAACCACCAGTTCAGCGGCAACAGGCTCAGCCGGTCCAACAGGCAGCAGAAGAGCATCGCGCTCCAACTGAGAAACAGACAGAGCCTAAGCCTATCCAGTCTATAGACGCCAAAACTCCGGTCAAGGAGTCGACTCCATCCTCCAACTCTGAAGCCCAAAAGGGTGGTAGCAAGCAGTCTCAAAGCACGAAAAAGCCCCAGGCTCCAATTGGAGACGATTTCGATTTCGAGTCCAATAATgccaagtttgagaaggaggccgagctggaaaatgccgAATCAACGTTTTACAACAAAAAATCGTCGTTCTTTGACAacatctcgtcgtccacggAGCAATCAGCTTCCGACAGAATGAGATGGcaggaagagaaaaaacTTAACCTGGACACATTCGGTCAATCTTCTCTTAGGCACAacagagacagaggagGATACAGGGGGCGGGGAAGAGGCCGTGGAAGGGGAAGGGGAGGTCGTGGAGGATTTAGAACCCCTGAATGGGCATAA
- a CDS encoding Catalytic subunit of the NatB N-terminal acetyltransferase, whose translation MSSIRPFSATDLFELNSINLDPLTENFYLYFYLQYLSEWPSLFYKVVSPSNDVQGYMLAKTEGKGKDWHAHISAVTVNPNYRRIGLASTLCSSLERFTENEPYEVYFIDLFVRCNNKLAIVLYEKLGYSVYRRVVGYYGDYESKMNRNKVDDEIDAFDMRKALKRDINRESVRADGRKYNVLPNEIVF comes from the coding sequence ATGAGTTCTATCAGACCATTCTCAGCCACTGATCTTTTCGAACTCAACTCGATTAACCTTGATCCACTCACTGAAAATTTCTATTTATACTTCTATCTCCAGTACCTGTCAGAATGGCCATCGCTATTCTATAAGGTAGTTTCTCCATCCAACGACGTGCAGGGTTATATGTTGGCTAAAACAGAGGGTAAGGGTAAAGATTGGCATGCACACATCAGTGCTGTCACCGTGAACCCAAATTATAGACGGATTGGACTTGCCTCAACATTATGCTCTTCGCTAGAACGATTTACAGAGAACGAGCCATACGAAGTTTACTTCATAGATCTTTTTGTGCGATGCAACAACAAGCTGGCAATTGTGCTTTATGAGAAGCTGGGCTATTCTGTTTACCGTCGGGTTGTGGGCTATTATGGAGACTACGAGAGTAAAATGAACAGAAACAaagtcgacgacgagattgaTGCTTTTGATATGCGAAAGGCTTTGAAACGGGATATAAACCGAGAGTCTGTGCGTGCCGACGGAAGAAAATACAACGTCCTTCCTAATGAGATAGTGTTTTAG
- a CDS encoding 40S ribosomal protein S23: MGKGKPRGLNSARKLRVHRRNNKWADKQYKSRLLGTAYKSSPFGGSSHAKGIVLEKLGIESKQPNSAIRKCVRVQLIKNGKKVTAFVPNDGCLNFVDENDEVLLAGFGRRGKAKGDIPGVRFKVVKVAGVSLLALWKEKKEKPRS, encoded by the coding sequence ATGGGAAAAGGAAAGCCTAGAGGACTCAACTCCGCCAGAAAGCTGAGAGTGCACAGAAGAAACAACAAGTGGGCAGACAAACAATACAAGTCCAGACTGTTAGGAACTGCTTACAAGTCCTCCCCATTCGGTGGATCTTCCCACGCTAAGGGTATTGTTCTTGAGAAGTTGGGTATTGAGTCCAAGCAACCAAACTCCGCCATTAGAAAGTGTGTCAGAGTGCAACTGATTAAGAACGGTAAGAAGGTCACTGCTTTCGTTCCAAATGACGGTTGTTTGAACtttgtggacgagaacgatGAGGTCCTCCTTGCTGGTTTCGGTAGAAGAGGTAAGGCCAAGGGTGATATTCCAGGTGTCAGATTCAAGGTCGTCAAGGTTGCTGGTGTCTCCTTGTTGGCTCTCtggaaggagaagaaggaaaagcCAAGATCTTAG
- a CDS encoding Protein that interacts with Spt6p and copurifies with Spt5p and RNA polymerase II, which produces MDEGDETNQLASSTGESPAAPVEAPDRTSQDAPDLEEDINKLEAHKRERSEEAETEKKPKNKKLKRSKGAQQEDAEVAAPEEIEEEDEQTRKRREFEEKFAAVLRKPTKRKKNDEVDLEAMQDEAIAHLKNMMKDAAELDIDCVNNKRPATHKLKLLPQVKDTLLKSNLYDSILDNNLLEAVRIWLEPLPDASLPAFEIQKTLFSELTKLPIKTIHLRESGLGKVMLFYQKSKKVDPSLKRTAEKLIGDWTRPIMGRSDNYRAKKVQTVTVDVDRLQSMSPTPKPQQPVRKSLYQESADRRKRAAAPEARTSVYTVAPQVNLNSIGQQKNSAAAMGVGSSLSRDERFKKLNQRLVMLSQKKKSTKKGGVSIEGRGLAM; this is translated from the coding sequence ATGGACGAAGGAGACGAGACCAATCAGCTAGCATCTTCCACCGGGGAATCCcctgctgctcctgtgGAGGCCCCAGACCGTACCAGCCAAGATGCTCCAGATCTTGAGGAAgacatcaacaagctcgaAGCTCACAAGCGCGAACGTAGCGAGGAGGCGGAAACTGAGAAGAAAccgaaaaacaaaaagctcaagcGCAGTAAGGGCGCACAACAAGAGGACGCCGAAGTTGCCGCACCggaagaaattgaagaggaagatgaacagacaaggaaaagaagagaGTTCGAAGAGAAATTTGCTGCGGTGCTTAGGAAACCTAccaagcgcaagaagaacGACGAGGTGGATTTGGAGGCGATGCAGGACGAAGCCATTGCCCACTTGAAGAATATGATGAAAGATGCCGCCGAGTTAGACATTGACTGTGTCAACAACAAGCGTCCGGCCACGCACAAACTGAAACTGTTACCGCAAGTCAAGGATACACTTTTAAAATCGAACTTGTACGACTCGATTCTCGATAACAACTTATTGGAGGCCGTGCGAATTTGGCTGGAACCGCTTCCCGATGCTTCGCTCCCCGCATTTGAAATTCAGAAGACTCTCTTTAGCGAGCTTACAAAGCTTCCAATCAAAACGATTCACCTCAGAGAGTCAGGTCTGGGTAAAGTGATGTTATTCTACCAAAAGTCAAAGAAAGTGGACCCATCGCTGAAACGAACGGCCGAAAAGCTCATTGGTGACTGGACCAGACCAATCATGGGCAGATCAGACAACTACAGAGCGAAGAAAGTGCAGACCGTCACCGTGGATGTGGACAGATTGCAAAGCATGTCTCCAACACCAAAACCCCAGCAACCCGTTCGCAAATCTCTTTACCAGGAAAGTGCAGACAGAAGAAAGCGTGCTGCGGCACCAGAAGCCCGTACCAGTGTTTATACTGTGGCGCCTCAAGTGAACTTGAATTCCATTGGCCAGCAAAAGAACAGCGCTGCTGCGATGGGCGTTGGATCATCTCTAAGCAGAGACGAGAGAttcaagaaactgaacCAGAGACTCGTGAtgctgagccagaagaaaaagagcaccAAGAAGGGAGGTGTCTCTATCGAAGGCCGCGGCTTGGCCATGTAA